From a single Polynucleobacter asymbioticus QLW-P1DMWA-1 genomic region:
- the lpdA gene encoding dihydrolipoyl dehydrogenase: protein MSQAFDVVVIGGGPGGYIAAIRAAQLGFKVACAESSSFDDPKGEVRLGGTCLNVGCIPSKALLASSEEFEKISHHATDHGIKVGAVSIDSKKMIARKDDIVTKMTGGIQYLFRKNKITLLKGHASFEGKGADGYQIKIDGKDTETVTAKNVIIATGSKARHLPGITVDNVLICDNEGALKFDSAPKKLGVIGAGVIGLELGSVWRRLGAEVTVLEAMPSFLGACDISIAKEAQKLFAKQGLSIHTGVKIGDVKADKKGVVVNYTDSSGKAAKLECERLIVSVGRVPNTDKLGLDKIGLKVDERGFIPIDDHTCATAAPGVYAVGDVVRGPMLAHKAEDEGVLVAEVIAGQKPHIDYNCIPWVIYTDPEIAWVGKTEQALKEAGIAYKAGQFPFAANGRALGMGRADGFIKVLADAKTDEILGVHIIGANASDLIAEAAVAMEFKAAAEDIARICHAHPSLSEVMREAALATDSRALNM, encoded by the coding sequence ATGAGCCAAGCTTTTGATGTAGTTGTAATTGGTGGTGGCCCCGGTGGCTACATCGCCGCCATTCGTGCAGCGCAACTCGGTTTCAAAGTTGCCTGTGCTGAATCTAGCTCTTTTGATGATCCTAAGGGTGAGGTACGTTTGGGCGGTACTTGTTTAAACGTAGGCTGTATACCTTCTAAGGCATTGTTGGCATCTTCTGAAGAATTCGAGAAGATTAGTCATCATGCTACCGATCATGGAATCAAAGTAGGTGCTGTAAGTATCGACTCCAAAAAGATGATTGCCCGTAAGGATGACATCGTCACCAAAATGACGGGTGGGATTCAATATTTGTTCCGTAAGAACAAGATCACTTTGTTAAAAGGTCACGCCTCATTTGAAGGTAAGGGCGCTGATGGTTATCAAATCAAGATTGATGGCAAAGATACAGAAACCGTTACGGCAAAGAATGTCATTATTGCGACTGGCTCTAAAGCACGTCACCTCCCCGGTATTACTGTTGACAATGTATTGATCTGCGATAACGAAGGTGCACTCAAATTTGATTCTGCTCCTAAGAAGTTAGGTGTAATTGGTGCTGGCGTGATTGGTCTGGAGTTAGGTTCTGTATGGCGCCGTCTCGGTGCTGAAGTGACTGTGCTTGAAGCAATGCCTTCATTTTTAGGCGCTTGCGATATCAGCATTGCAAAAGAAGCACAAAAGCTGTTTGCTAAGCAGGGTTTGAGTATTCATACTGGCGTCAAAATCGGTGATGTAAAAGCGGACAAGAAGGGTGTAGTTGTCAATTACACCGATAGCTCTGGAAAAGCTGCCAAACTCGAGTGTGAACGCTTAATCGTATCTGTTGGTCGTGTTCCAAATACAGATAAATTGGGTTTAGATAAGATTGGCCTCAAAGTGGATGAGCGTGGCTTTATCCCGATTGATGACCATACTTGTGCAACTGCTGCGCCTGGTGTTTATGCCGTTGGTGACGTAGTGCGTGGCCCTATGTTGGCGCATAAAGCAGAAGATGAAGGCGTCTTGGTTGCTGAAGTGATTGCCGGTCAAAAACCACACATCGATTACAACTGCATTCCTTGGGTTATTTACACAGATCCTGAAATTGCATGGGTTGGCAAAACCGAACAAGCACTCAAAGAAGCCGGCATTGCTTATAAAGCAGGTCAATTCCCATTCGCGGCTAATGGCCGCGCATTGGGCATGGGTCGTGCTGATGGTTTCATCAAGGTTTTGGCGGATGCCAAGACTGATGAGATTCTCGGTGTTCATATCATTGGGGCAAATGCTTCAGATTTAATTGCTGAAGCAGCAGTTGCGATGGAATTTAAAGCGGCAGCAGAAGATATTGCTCGTATCTGTCATGCACATCCAAGTTTGTCAGAGGTGATGCGTGAAGCAGCATTGGCGACAGATTCACGTGCATTAAATATGTAA